One region of Triticum aestivum cultivar Chinese Spring chromosome 6B, IWGSC CS RefSeq v2.1, whole genome shotgun sequence genomic DNA includes:
- the LOC123137513 gene encoding 60S ribosomal protein L14-1: MPFKRFVEIGRVALVNYGKDYGRLVVIVDVVDQNRALVDAPDMVRCQMNFKRLSLTDIKIDIKRIPKKATLIKAMEEADVKTKWENSSWGKKLVVQKRRASLNDFDRFKVMLAKIKRGGAIRQELAKLKEVAA; this comes from the exons ATG CCGTTCAAGAGGTTCGTCGAGATCGGGCGCGTGGCCCTGGTGAACTACGGCAAGGACTACGGccgcctcgtcgtcatcgtcgACGTCGTCGACCAGAACCGG GCACTTGTGGATGCTCCTGATATGGTCAGGTGCCAGATGAACTTCAAGCGTCTTTCGCTGACCGACATCAAGATTGACATCAAGCGTATCCCTAAGAAGGCAACTTTGATCAAGGCCATGGAGGAAGCAG ATGTGAAAACCAAATGGGAGAACAGCTCATGGGGTAAGAAGCTTGTTGTCCAGAAGAGAAGAGCATCGCTGAATGACTTTGACAGGTTCAAGGTCATGTTGGCTAAGATTAAG AGGGGTGGTGCTATCAGGCAAGAGCTTGCCAAGCTCAAGGAGGTTGCTGCTTAG